A section of the Serratia liquefaciens ATCC 27592 genome encodes:
- a CDS encoding nuclear transport factor 2 family protein has product MPTNLEIVRATYEGGSAEENGRNLLAALAPDAEWTEAAGFPYAGTYTGPQAIFKNVHQRLGTEWQGYRADVDHFYDAGETVIAQGFYHGTYAATGKSFTASFAHIYQLRAGKIVKFVQIVDSAKVLEAMQD; this is encoded by the coding sequence ATGCCTACGAATCTTGAAATTGTACGCGCCACCTATGAGGGCGGCAGTGCCGAAGAGAATGGCCGCAACCTGCTGGCAGCGCTGGCGCCAGATGCCGAGTGGACCGAAGCGGCGGGGTTTCCTTATGCCGGCACCTATACCGGCCCGCAGGCGATATTCAAAAATGTTCACCAGCGTTTGGGGACGGAATGGCAGGGCTATCGCGCCGATGTCGACCACTTCTATGATGCCGGTGAAACCGTGATTGCGCAGGGGTTCTACCATGGCACCTACGCGGCCACCGGAAAGTCCTTCACCGCATCCTTTGCGCATATTTACCAGCTGCGTGCGGGAAAAATCGTTAAGTTCGTGCAAATCGTCGACAGCGCAAAAGTGCTGGAAGCAATGCAGGACTAA
- a CDS encoding aminoglycoside phosphotransferase family protein: MNSALIPYMQRWQLQPDGQAFETHSSLLMPVRYQGAAAMLKIAREQEEKFGGLLMCWWQGEGAARVLAWHEDGILLERAQGSRSLPQMVRDGDDRQATEILCQVVARLHAPRAEPLPELIPLHQWFNSLWPAAQAHGGMLRLSARVAAELLTSPREQTVLHGDIHHDNVLDFGERGWLVIDPKRLYGERAFDYANIFCNPNYGIATDPDIFQRRVVQICQLAGLERQRLLQWILAWAGLSAAWFMEDGEAADIDFRVAEQAALALGLSLPEGDSGFILPIIERR, translated from the coding sequence ATGAATTCGGCCTTAATTCCTTACATGCAACGCTGGCAGTTACAGCCCGACGGCCAGGCGTTTGAAACTCACAGCAGCCTGCTGATGCCCGTTCGCTATCAGGGGGCCGCCGCCATGTTGAAAATAGCCCGCGAACAGGAAGAAAAGTTCGGCGGTTTATTGATGTGCTGGTGGCAGGGCGAAGGTGCTGCGCGGGTGCTGGCCTGGCATGAGGATGGGATCTTGCTGGAGCGTGCGCAAGGCAGTCGCTCGTTGCCGCAAATGGTGCGCGATGGCGACGATCGTCAGGCGACGGAAATTCTTTGCCAGGTTGTTGCCCGCCTGCATGCACCACGTGCCGAACCCTTACCGGAACTCATTCCTTTGCACCAATGGTTTAACTCACTGTGGCCGGCGGCGCAGGCACACGGTGGCATGCTGCGCCTCAGCGCCAGGGTGGCCGCAGAATTGCTGACCAGCCCGCGTGAACAGACCGTGTTGCACGGAGATATACACCATGACAACGTGCTGGATTTCGGTGAGCGTGGCTGGCTGGTGATCGACCCTAAACGCCTTTATGGCGAACGCGCCTTCGACTACGCCAACATCTTCTGTAACCCCAACTACGGTATTGCTACTGACCCAGACATTTTTCAGCGGCGAGTCGTGCAGATCTGTCAACTGGCCGGGCTGGAGCGCCAGCGTCTGCTGCAGTGGATCCTTGCATGGGCAGGGCTGTCCGCCGCCTGGTTCATGGAGGACGGCGAAGCGGCGGATATCGATTTCCGTGTCGCCGAGCAGGCGGCGCTCGCACTGGGCCTGTCGTTACCGGAAGGGGATTCAGGGTTCATCCTGCCAATAATCGAGCGACGCTGA
- a CDS encoding prolyl oligopeptidase family serine peptidase, whose amino-acid sequence MTSLPNSIRLAMAADGGTSAADQFLWLEELQGKAAQAWIKQENQRTTARFAQGEGFRQVEKQVLAILNKESQIPWVTKRGEYYYNFWQDQANPRGLWRRTTLQEYRKDQPNWETVLDIDALGKAEGKDWVFHGSQSLAPEYRYCLLELSPDGGDATEIREFDLVTKQFVKDGFVLPVAKSQASWIDKDTLFVATDFGAGSMTQSGYARIAKRWRRGTPLSAAQTLYEAQPQDMVVYAYHDHTPGFERNYVGRSLDFYRRETYLLTAQDQKIKIDIPADAEFSTHRGWLLVKPSSDWQVGETRYPSGALLATHFDDYLAGKREFTVLFTPTAQVALSGYSATRDHLILSIMDNVVNRLEVLTPQENGWQRKPLGKPGAISTLSAGGIDEETNDYFLTLSGFLQPTSLYMGNLDGGEPELLKQGPQDFDASGYQVSQHFATSKDGTRVPYFQISAKDIKLDGSNPTLLYGYGGFEVSLTPGYMGAKAPAWLERGGVYVVANIRGGGEYGPAWHQAALKQNRHRAYEDFAAVAEDLIVRKVTSSQHLGARGGSNGGLLVGNMLTLYPQLFGCIVCEVPLLDMQRYTQLSAGASWIAEYGDPSKAEEWAYIKTFSPYHNIKADVPYPPVLFYTATSDDRVNPSHARKMAARMQQMGYQQAYFYENTEGGHSAAADKQQAAFHGALVSEFMWTNLSAKPKV is encoded by the coding sequence ATGACTTCATTACCCAACAGTATCCGCCTGGCGATGGCGGCAGACGGGGGCACCAGCGCCGCCGACCAATTCTTGTGGCTGGAAGAGCTGCAGGGCAAAGCCGCACAGGCATGGATCAAGCAGGAAAACCAACGTACCACCGCGCGTTTTGCCCAGGGCGAAGGTTTTCGTCAGGTGGAAAAGCAGGTGCTGGCCATTCTGAATAAAGAGAGCCAAATTCCGTGGGTCACCAAGCGGGGTGAGTACTATTACAACTTTTGGCAGGATCAAGCCAATCCACGCGGCCTGTGGCGACGGACCACCTTGCAGGAATATCGCAAGGATCAACCGAACTGGGAAACGGTGCTGGATATTGACGCGTTGGGCAAGGCCGAAGGCAAAGATTGGGTGTTCCATGGCTCGCAGTCGCTGGCTCCCGAATACCGCTATTGCCTGCTGGAGCTGTCGCCGGACGGCGGTGACGCCACCGAAATCCGTGAGTTCGATCTGGTGACCAAGCAGTTTGTTAAAGACGGCTTTGTGCTGCCGGTGGCGAAAAGTCAGGCCTCGTGGATTGATAAGGATACGCTGTTTGTCGCCACGGATTTTGGCGCGGGATCCATGACTCAATCAGGTTATGCGCGCATTGCCAAACGCTGGCGGCGCGGCACGCCGTTGAGCGCGGCTCAAACGCTGTATGAAGCGCAACCGCAGGATATGGTGGTGTATGCCTATCATGACCATACGCCAGGCTTTGAGCGAAACTACGTGGGCCGCAGCCTGGATTTCTATCGCCGCGAAACCTATCTGCTGACCGCACAAGATCAGAAAATCAAAATTGATATTCCCGCCGACGCCGAGTTCAGCACCCACCGCGGGTGGCTATTGGTTAAGCCGAGCAGCGACTGGCAGGTGGGGGAGACGCGCTATCCTTCCGGTGCATTATTGGCGACCCATTTTGACGATTATCTGGCCGGCAAGCGTGAATTTACGGTGTTATTCACCCCGACCGCGCAGGTGGCGTTAAGTGGCTACAGCGCCACGCGCGATCACCTGATCCTCAGCATCATGGACAACGTGGTAAACCGGTTGGAAGTGCTGACGCCGCAAGAGAATGGCTGGCAGCGCAAGCCGCTGGGCAAACCGGGGGCAATCAGCACCCTGTCCGCCGGCGGCATTGATGAAGAGACCAACGATTACTTCCTGACTCTCAGCGGCTTCCTGCAGCCGACCTCTTTGTACATGGGCAATCTGGACGGCGGGGAGCCGGAACTGCTTAAGCAAGGGCCGCAGGATTTTGACGCCAGTGGTTATCAGGTCAGCCAGCATTTCGCTACGTCAAAAGACGGTACGCGGGTGCCGTATTTCCAAATATCGGCCAAGGACATCAAACTGGACGGCAGCAACCCTACGCTGCTGTACGGTTATGGCGGGTTTGAGGTGTCGCTCACGCCGGGTTACATGGGAGCCAAGGCGCCGGCCTGGCTGGAGCGTGGCGGGGTGTACGTCGTGGCCAATATTCGCGGCGGTGGTGAGTATGGTCCAGCCTGGCATCAGGCGGCGCTTAAGCAAAACCGTCATCGTGCCTATGAGGACTTTGCCGCAGTGGCGGAGGATCTGATTGTGCGAAAAGTGACATCGTCACAACATCTGGGAGCCCGCGGCGGCAGTAACGGCGGCTTACTGGTAGGCAACATGCTGACGCTGTACCCGCAGCTGTTCGGTTGCATCGTCTGTGAAGTGCCGTTGCTGGATATGCAACGTTATACCCAGCTTTCCGCCGGGGCTTCATGGATTGCCGAATACGGCGACCCGAGCAAAGCGGAAGAGTGGGCATACATCAAGACGTTCTCGCCGTATCACAACATCAAAGCCGATGTACCTTATCCGCCGGTGCTGTTTTACACCGCCACCAGTGATGACCGGGTCAACCCGTCGCACGCGCGTAAAATGGCGGCGCGGATGCAGCAGATGGGCTACCAGCAGGCCTATTTCTATGAGAATACCGAGGGTGGGCACAGTGCGGCGGCAGACAAGCAACAGGCCGCTTTCCACGGTGCGTTGGTCAGCGAGTTCATGTGGACTAACCTGAGCGCTAAACCGAAGGTCTGA
- a CDS encoding HD domain-containing protein, with the protein MHSSPLTQALLQPFAPHQELAQALLPLTLDSDDGSHDVAHLHRVWKNTRKISQQEGGNRRILCAAVLLHDCVAVEKNSPQRHLASRMAAEKGALMLKHLGWEPQDIAETAHAIEAHSFSAAITPESLEAKIIQDADRLDAIGMIGVARCFYIGGRMRSALYDAADPLAEQRQYDDKRFSLDHFETKLFKLQEGFQTATGKKMALERTERMRRFLSELLEEM; encoded by the coding sequence GTGCATTCTTCACCACTGACGCAAGCCTTACTACAGCCTTTCGCCCCCCATCAGGAACTGGCTCAGGCGTTGTTGCCGCTGACGCTCGATTCCGATGATGGCTCTCATGACGTGGCACATCTGCATCGCGTGTGGAAAAACACCCGCAAAATCAGTCAACAAGAAGGTGGCAACCGTCGCATCCTGTGTGCGGCCGTGCTGTTGCATGACTGTGTGGCAGTGGAAAAAAACTCGCCACAGCGCCATCTGGCTTCGCGCATGGCGGCCGAGAAAGGCGCCCTGATGCTCAAACACCTGGGCTGGGAGCCGCAGGACATTGCCGAAACCGCCCATGCCATCGAGGCCCATAGCTTCTCCGCAGCCATTACCCCGGAGAGCCTGGAGGCAAAAATCATTCAGGACGCAGACCGTCTGGACGCTATCGGCATGATTGGCGTAGCGCGGTGTTTCTATATTGGTGGACGCATGCGCAGCGCGCTGTACGATGCCGCCGATCCGCTGGCGGAACAGCGCCAGTATGACGACAAGCGTTTTTCCCTGGATCACTTCGAAACCAAGTTATTCAAACTGCAGGAAGGTTTCCAAACCGCCACCGGCAAGAAAATGGCGCTGGAACGTACCGAACGCATGCGGCGTTTCCTCAGCGAACTGCTGGAAGAGATGTAA
- a CDS encoding electron transport complex subunit E, with protein sequence MSEAKDLIVQGLWKNNSALVQLLGMCPLLAVTSTVTNALGLGLATTLVLTLTNGSISAVRRWVPNEVRIPIYVMIIAAAVSIVQMLINAYAFGLYQSLGIFIPLIVTNCIVVGRAEAVASKKPIGLSALDGLAIGLGATGVMVTLGAMRELLGNGTLFDGADMLLGSWAKVLRIEVVHFDSPFLLAMLPPGAFIGLGLLLALKYLIDERMKARTAKALLAEPTLGQGQTEKA encoded by the coding sequence ATGAGTGAAGCCAAAGATCTGATTGTCCAGGGGTTGTGGAAGAACAACTCCGCACTGGTACAGCTGCTGGGGATGTGCCCGCTGCTGGCAGTGACGTCCACCGTGACCAACGCTCTCGGGCTTGGGCTGGCGACCACCCTGGTATTGACGCTGACCAACGGCTCCATTTCCGCGGTGCGCCGCTGGGTGCCGAATGAAGTGCGTATTCCCATTTACGTCATGATCATCGCGGCGGCAGTCAGCATCGTGCAGATGTTGATCAATGCCTATGCCTTTGGCCTGTATCAATCGCTGGGGATCTTTATTCCCCTGATCGTCACCAACTGTATCGTGGTGGGCCGCGCCGAAGCGGTAGCCTCTAAAAAACCCATCGGTTTGTCAGCGCTGGACGGCCTGGCAATCGGCCTGGGCGCTACCGGCGTAATGGTGACGCTTGGCGCGATGCGTGAGTTGCTGGGCAACGGCACCCTGTTCGACGGCGCCGATATGCTGCTGGGCAGCTGGGCCAAAGTATTGCGCATCGAAGTGGTTCACTTTGACAGCCCGTTCCTGCTGGCCATGCTGCCACCGGGGGCCTTTATCGGCCTGGGCCTGCTGTTGGCGTTGAAATACCTGATTGATGAACGGATGAAAGCGCGTACGGCCAAAGCCTTGCTGGCTGAACCGACGCTGGGACAAGGACAGACAGAGAAAGCCTGA
- a CDS encoding helix-turn-helix domain-containing protein: MQELSGHLAQTLRSLRVQRGWSLNQAAENTGVSKAMLGQIERGESSPTVATLWKIATGFNVAFSAFLEISPLQQQATLHRYGDAPVFNQYNADMRVVPLFPFDRQLGFDMFVIDLAPGALSESSAHEPGVIEHVIVISGELELAVDGQWYHLSSGEAMRFQADRPHAYRNASQQTVRIHDLIHYPKF; encoded by the coding sequence ATGCAGGAATTGTCCGGTCATCTGGCACAAACGCTTCGTTCTTTACGCGTGCAGCGCGGTTGGAGCCTGAATCAGGCGGCGGAAAATACCGGCGTCAGCAAGGCCATGCTGGGACAGATCGAACGCGGAGAATCCAGCCCAACGGTGGCAACGCTGTGGAAAATTGCGACCGGGTTTAACGTGGCGTTCTCTGCGTTTCTCGAGATCTCACCGCTGCAACAGCAGGCCACGCTGCACCGCTATGGCGATGCGCCAGTGTTTAATCAATACAACGCCGATATGCGTGTCGTCCCGTTGTTTCCCTTCGATCGCCAACTGGGGTTCGACATGTTTGTCATCGATCTGGCTCCAGGGGCGCTCAGCGAGTCTTCTGCACATGAGCCGGGAGTGATCGAGCATGTGATTGTCATCAGCGGCGAGCTGGAGCTGGCCGTCGACGGGCAGTGGTATCACCTGAGCAGCGGCGAGGCGATGCGCTTTCAGGCCGATCGGCCACATGCTTACCGCAATGCCAGCCAACAGACGGTACGCATTCACGATCTGATCCATTACCCTAAATTTTGA
- a CDS encoding benzoate/H(+) symporter BenE family transporter: MRPALSLRHLSLPAVMAGFVAVLVGYTSSAAIIFQAAAAAGATPMQIGGWLTMLGLGMGITSLGLSLYYRTPILTAWSTPGAALLVTSLPGTPLNEAIGVFIFASGLILLCGVTGLFARLMDYIPQAISAAMLAGILLRFGLDAFASLQVNFVLSAGMGLVYLITRRYLARYAIVLTLLTGLAIAALQGNIHLAQQPLAFAMPEFIAPHFSASTLLGIGVPFFVVTMASQNAPGIATLKAAGYSVPTSPLISWTALTALLLAPFGGFSVCIAAITAAICMGPDVHPHPQRRYMAAAAAGVFYLLAGAFGGVIGMLFSALPAALIHTIAGLALLGTIAGSLQRALQDEKQRDAALIAFLITASGVTLLGVGSAFWGIIGGAIAHIILSLPHRANRSEN; the protein is encoded by the coding sequence ATGCGCCCAGCCCTCTCTTTGCGTCATCTGTCCCTGCCCGCCGTGATGGCCGGGTTCGTTGCGGTATTGGTCGGTTACACCAGTTCTGCCGCCATTATCTTTCAGGCGGCCGCGGCCGCCGGTGCGACGCCAATGCAGATTGGCGGCTGGCTGACCATGTTGGGGCTGGGGATGGGCATCACCTCCCTCGGACTATCCCTGTATTACCGCACGCCGATCCTGACCGCCTGGTCGACGCCCGGCGCCGCGCTGCTGGTCACCAGTCTGCCAGGAACCCCACTCAACGAAGCGATTGGCGTTTTCATCTTTGCCTCCGGGCTGATCCTGCTGTGCGGCGTGACCGGGCTGTTTGCCCGGTTGATGGATTACATCCCTCAGGCAATTTCGGCGGCGATGCTGGCGGGGATCCTGCTGCGCTTTGGCCTGGATGCCTTCGCTTCGCTACAGGTGAATTTCGTGCTGAGCGCGGGAATGGGGCTGGTGTACTTGATAACTCGCCGTTATCTGGCCCGCTACGCGATTGTCCTGACCTTGTTGACCGGCCTGGCGATTGCGGCGCTGCAGGGTAACATCCATCTTGCGCAGCAACCGTTGGCGTTCGCCATGCCGGAGTTTATTGCGCCACACTTTAGTGCGTCTACGCTGTTAGGGATTGGTGTGCCTTTCTTCGTGGTCACTATGGCGTCACAAAATGCCCCCGGCATCGCCACCCTCAAGGCCGCCGGCTACAGCGTCCCCACCTCGCCGTTGATTAGCTGGACGGCGCTGACCGCACTTTTGCTGGCGCCGTTCGGCGGGTTTTCGGTTTGTATCGCCGCTATTACCGCCGCGATCTGCATGGGGCCTGACGTGCATCCGCATCCGCAGCGCCGCTATATGGCCGCCGCTGCCGCCGGGGTATTTTACCTGCTGGCCGGTGCCTTCGGCGGCGTTATCGGCATGTTGTTCAGCGCATTGCCCGCCGCCTTGATCCACACCATTGCCGGGCTGGCGCTGCTGGGCACCATTGCCGGGAGTCTGCAACGCGCATTGCAAGATGAAAAGCAACGTGATGCCGCGCTGATCGCTTTCCTGATCACCGCGTCCGGCGTGACGCTGCTCGGCGTCGGCTCGGCATTTTGGGGGATTATTGGGGGGGCTATCGCTCATATCATCCTTTCACTGCCACACCGCGCGAACCGCAGCGAGAATTAA
- the dapA gene encoding 4-hydroxy-tetrahydrodipicolinate synthase, whose translation MASFSGIWVALVTPFNHNAVDLPATQRLAQHLIASGVDGLVVCGTTGEAAALSKEEQLAVLDAVLAVTPAHQVVMGLAGNNLIDTLQMQQAIQLRDVAGVLIPAPYYIRPSQCGLVDYFTQLADASSVPVILYNIPQRTGVVMELTTLRQIARHPQVKAIKDCGGNPDTTMALINDGEIDVLTGEDNLILTTLCLGGTGAISASAHIQPQRFVQLVQQVADGDLVAARANFYGLLPMIQQMFSFPNPAPVKAALAQQGLIRNELRSPMQIAPQALQYQIAVTLAQLQPEAALIS comes from the coding sequence ATGGCCTCATTTTCCGGTATCTGGGTTGCGCTGGTGACCCCATTTAATCACAACGCCGTTGACCTGCCCGCCACCCAACGGCTGGCCCAACACCTGATCGCCTCTGGCGTTGATGGGTTGGTGGTTTGCGGTACCACCGGTGAGGCTGCCGCGTTAAGCAAGGAAGAACAGCTGGCGGTGCTCGATGCCGTGTTGGCCGTGACGCCTGCCCATCAGGTGGTGATGGGGCTGGCCGGCAATAACCTGATCGACACATTGCAAATGCAACAGGCGATCCAGCTGCGCGACGTCGCCGGCGTGCTGATCCCCGCGCCCTACTACATTCGCCCGTCGCAATGCGGTCTGGTGGACTATTTCACCCAGTTGGCCGACGCCTCAAGCGTGCCGGTGATCCTGTACAACATTCCGCAACGCACCGGCGTGGTGATGGAGCTGACAACCCTGCGCCAGATTGCACGCCATCCGCAGGTGAAAGCCATCAAGGACTGCGGCGGTAATCCGGACACCACCATGGCGCTGATTAACGACGGTGAAATCGACGTACTGACCGGGGAAGATAACCTGATCCTGACGACGCTGTGCCTGGGCGGCACCGGGGCGATTTCTGCTTCCGCGCATATTCAGCCGCAGCGTTTTGTGCAATTGGTGCAGCAGGTCGCCGACGGCGATTTGGTTGCCGCCCGCGCTAACTTCTATGGCCTGCTGCCGATGATCCAGCAAATGTTCAGCTTCCCGAACCCAGCCCCGGTCAAAGCTGCATTGGCGCAGCAGGGTCTGATCCGTAACGAGCTGCGTTCGCCCATGCAAATCGCGCCGCAGGCATTGCAATATCAAATTGCCGTCACCCTGGCGCAGTTGCAGCCCGAAGCCGCGTTGATAAGTTAA
- the nth gene encoding endonuclease III: MNKQKRLEILTRLRDNNPQPTTELVYSTPFELLISVLLSAQATDVSVNKATAKLYPVANTPAALLALGVDGVKDYIKTIGLFNSKAENVIKTCRMLLELHGGEVPEDRAALEALPGVGRKTANVVLNTAFGWPTIAVDTHIFRVCNRTRFAPGKNVDLVEEKLLKVVPAEFKVDCHHWFILHGRYTCIARKPRCGSCIIEDLCEFNEKVYPDA; encoded by the coding sequence ATGAATAAGCAAAAACGGCTGGAAATTCTTACCCGGCTGCGCGACAACAACCCGCAGCCGACCACGGAACTGGTGTACAGCACGCCGTTTGAACTGCTGATCTCCGTACTGCTCTCCGCGCAGGCGACCGACGTCAGCGTCAATAAGGCCACCGCCAAGCTTTATCCGGTGGCCAACACCCCGGCCGCCCTGCTGGCCCTGGGCGTCGACGGCGTCAAAGACTACATCAAGACTATCGGTCTGTTTAACAGCAAAGCCGAGAACGTGATCAAAACCTGTCGCATGCTGTTAGAACTGCACGGCGGCGAGGTACCGGAAGATCGTGCCGCGCTGGAGGCCCTGCCTGGCGTCGGTCGCAAGACCGCCAACGTGGTGCTCAATACCGCCTTTGGCTGGCCGACCATTGCCGTAGATACCCACATCTTCCGCGTGTGCAATCGCACCCGTTTCGCTCCGGGCAAAAATGTCGATCTGGTTGAAGAGAAGCTGCTCAAGGTGGTGCCGGCCGAGTTCAAGGTCGATTGCCACCACTGGTTTATCCTGCACGGCCGTTATACCTGCATCGCACGTAAACCGCGCTGCGGTTCCTGCATCATTGAAGATCTTTGCGAGTTTAACGAGAAGGTTTATCCCGACGCCTGA
- a CDS encoding DUF3811 domain-containing protein, whose protein sequence is MKKLTLKDMTESEQREVKTELDKARKSLGRALTNGENNKIKDEVVARITAAREKIEKATRAERKANRVQPTGETFSWSASINGARRPR, encoded by the coding sequence ATGAAAAAACTGACGCTGAAAGACATGACGGAAAGCGAGCAACGTGAAGTAAAAACCGAGTTGGACAAGGCACGTAAAAGCCTCGGGCGCGCCTTGACCAATGGCGAGAATAACAAGATCAAGGATGAGGTGGTGGCCCGCATCACTGCCGCCCGCGAGAAAATTGAAAAAGCCACTCGGGCCGAACGCAAAGCCAATCGCGTTCAACCCACCGGGGAAACGTTCAGTTGGTCGGCTTCGATCAACGGCGCACGCCGTCCCCGCTAA
- a CDS encoding RidA family protein translates to MTSLKRINYPLLPTPGGPYVHAVRHGDTLYVSGLTAFATEAQGQTTQQQTQAVLEQLATIAATEGTNLKALIKITVFLTDIGDLPAIRPVLFDYCDGALPACSLVAVSALFSPQVSVEIEAVLAL, encoded by the coding sequence ATGACATCATTAAAGCGCATTAATTATCCGCTTCTGCCTACGCCGGGGGGGCCCTATGTTCATGCCGTACGCCACGGGGATACGCTGTATGTTTCCGGCCTGACGGCATTTGCCACCGAGGCTCAGGGGCAAACGACCCAGCAACAGACACAGGCGGTTCTGGAGCAACTGGCAACCATCGCCGCCACAGAGGGCACGAACCTCAAAGCGCTGATTAAAATAACCGTGTTTCTAACCGATATCGGCGATTTGCCGGCCATCCGGCCGGTGCTGTTTGACTATTGCGACGGCGCACTTCCGGCCTGCTCACTGGTCGCGGTCAGCGCCTTGTTCTCGCCACAGGTCAGCGTTGAGATCGAAGCCGTTCTGGCGCTGTGA
- a CDS encoding cupin domain-containing protein, which yields MNEHATLLAQRLIRNFDQVEKSHDSRPPLYDSIGARLGTGTAAKKLGASIDVVAPGMRSCPYHFHYAQEEMFIVLEGTGTLRVAGEQLPIKSGDVIFIPPGPEYPHQIINTSDAPLKYLSVSTREQPELVEYPDSGKFQAMAVDQNGETVRYLQRPSASLDYWQDEP from the coding sequence ATGAATGAGCATGCCACGCTGTTAGCCCAGCGTCTGATCCGTAATTTCGACCAGGTTGAGAAATCACACGACAGCCGTCCACCGCTGTATGACAGCATTGGCGCCCGTTTGGGCACCGGTACCGCAGCCAAAAAACTGGGGGCTTCTATCGACGTGGTAGCCCCGGGCATGCGTTCATGCCCTTATCACTTCCACTATGCGCAGGAGGAGATGTTCATCGTGCTGGAGGGGACCGGCACCTTACGGGTTGCCGGGGAGCAGCTGCCGATCAAAAGCGGGGACGTTATTTTCATTCCGCCGGGCCCGGAATACCCGCATCAGATCATCAATACGTCGGATGCGCCGCTAAAATATCTGTCTGTCAGCACCCGCGAGCAGCCCGAACTGGTGGAATATCCTGACTCAGGCAAATTTCAGGCGATGGCCGTGGACCAAAATGGTGAAACGGTACGCTATTTACAGCGGCCTTCAGCGTCGCTCGATTATTGGCAGGATGAACCCTGA
- the rsxG gene encoding electron transport complex subunit RsxG: MLNSMRKHGTTLAVFAAVTTGLTAVVHSLTQKTIAHQAALQQKALLDQVVPPEHYDNDMQTECFLVSDPALGNGAPHRLYLARKNGQPTAAAVETTAPDGYSGAIQLLVGADFSGTVLGTRVVEHHETPGLGDKIELRISNWISFFSGKKIEGPDDKRWAVKKDGGMFDQFTGATITPRAVVNAVRRTALYMETLPPKLDSLPVCGASE, translated from the coding sequence ATGCTGAATTCAATGAGAAAGCATGGCACCACGCTGGCGGTGTTTGCCGCAGTGACTACCGGTCTGACCGCGGTGGTGCATAGCCTGACGCAAAAAACCATCGCCCACCAGGCGGCATTGCAGCAAAAAGCCCTGCTTGATCAAGTGGTGCCCCCGGAACACTACGACAACGACATGCAGACCGAGTGCTTCCTGGTAAGCGATCCGGCGCTGGGCAACGGTGCCCCTCACCGCCTGTATCTGGCGCGTAAAAACGGTCAACCTACGGCAGCCGCGGTAGAAACCACCGCACCGGACGGCTATTCCGGCGCCATTCAGCTGCTGGTCGGCGCTGATTTCAGCGGCACCGTGCTGGGTACCCGCGTGGTCGAACACCATGAAACGCCTGGATTGGGCGATAAAATTGAGCTGCGTATCTCGAACTGGATTTCGTTCTTCAGCGGCAAGAAAATTGAAGGCCCGGACGATAAACGCTGGGCGGTGAAGAAAGACGGCGGTATGTTCGATCAATTCACCGGCGCCACCATCACACCGCGCGCGGTGGTCAACGCCGTTCGGCGCACGGCATTGTATATGGAAACGCTGCCGCCTAAACTTGATAGCTTACCTGTGTGTGGAGCCAGCGAATGA